GTGGGTCTCACCGTGTGCTGCAGTTTCAGGCTGAGGATCGGGGCCTGCTCCGAAGGCGAGACAGCCAGGAACGTCCCCACCTGCCGACCGGCACTAAGCAGCAGCTCCACAGCCAGCGACCAACTCTCGTTGTCATGGCGGAGTCCGGAGGGGAAGCCTATAgtgagggggagaagggggcttgtcagtgaaggggaggggacttcagagCAATTCCCAGAGCCCAGAGAGGGTAGATCACGCTGCCTGGCAGGACCAAACCAAGGGCCCAGTCGATTCCAGAATCCTGTTTGAAGCAGGTACTTCAGAGAAGCACACAAGGAGGCAGGAAATCAGCCCCTCTCCCCAAGCAACCagaattcagaggtatactgcttctgtATGTGGAAGTTTTATTTACCTATCAAGGCTACTAGCCTTCAGTGGACACCCACATATGCATATAAGCCACATAAAGGGCTCTTGAAAGTAGCAGCCCTCCCAATAATTGAAGGTGTAAAATTTGATTACTGTGCCTGCTTCTACTCTTTTACATTCCAATGCATAATAGCTGCTCCCTCAACTCCCACTGTTATtataattaattgattaatttaTACATTCATTTACTTTATGTATATTCCACCTTGGGCTAACAAAGAACTTGCCAGGCCTGGGGGGCGGGCCCTGATCTTTGCTACCTCTTTGGCCCCAGAAGACCAATCTCGCCAGATCTACCTGAGAGCAGGAAGCTGGCCAGCCCATCTCCTGGGAAGAAGCTGCCCTGGCGGATGCTGGCAAAGCAAGCCTTGATTCCCTCGCCCTCCAGGGAGGCCCCCTCCAGCCAAGAGCTGCTTGTGTTCAACCAGTTCCACCGTCTCAAGCAGCCGTCCATGGCCGTGTTCATCTGGAAGGCAAGAAGGCTGACAGGAaggaagggcagggaggagggagatgcCCTCTACTTTCTCCCCTGGCTACGTGGAACGCTCCCGGCTGGTCTCTTTGGAAGCTTAGATGCAAATTGAGACACCAGAGCATCCCCAGGAGAGTGTGCCTTTCTTTTGGAGCCTACGACAGGCTCTGAAAAGAGCCCCCCTCCCGATCAACCCCCATTCAATCAAttaatcaaacctttattggcatgcacaatacctgcagagaacataatcatacaattttactCAACAGAGCTCGCCTGTTCCTGTTTACAGCGTCTTTTGTGGATCCACATTGCAtgttgcaaaaacttggctacatggtcaattgtggccacatcctgagtaGACAAAGCGGATTCTCTGATAATGGGGGCCGTGCAAAAGAACACGTGCAACCGATTCTATGTGATTCATTCCACAGGGGAACAACCTTGCGGAGAGTGGTATTGattgaaatctcccctgtaatattGATGAGGGTAGCACATTTAATCTTGCTAACCGATATGCCCTCCTTTGTTTTTGGTCCATTAAATGAGAGAAATAGGTTGCCACTGAATGTTCACATTTTGCCATCCCCAAACTCACATGAGCCCCATTCCTGACTTTGCTGTTGAGTTCTAACTCCCGTTCACCTCCTTGCAGCAAACCTCGATGTTTGCACCACACTTGGAGTCACCAGACAGACACAACTAGACCAGCAACCAAAACCGCCTCCAAACTATCCCACGGCTCAAGCAAACTACCCTTCTCCTACCATCGCCATTACAATAAACAAAGAGTCACGGCTTGGGGAAAACATGTtactggtttgccagtgccttcctctgcatagcaaccctggtgttccttggtggtctcccatccaaatactaaccagggctgaccctgcttagcttctgagatctgacgagatcaggctagcctgggccatccaggtcagggcaagcacgTTGCAAATAGCAGATAAAACATAGTAACAATTACTTCAAATAAATTGCTAGTAGCTGACATAAACATTGCTAGTAGCAGCCACTTTAAACATAAATGCAgtccttttaatatatatttttagccTACATGTTTGCTTCTTTGACTTCCACATGTATGGTGTTATTTTGGTCTGCCACACATGGGGCATGGGATGCCACGGAGGGTCTCGGGGCCCACCCCTTCAGCTGCGTGTGAGCAGATTCACCAGGGCCGCCACTTTCCTGCAGTTGGTCACTGCATCTGAGATTCCCCTCCCACATGCGAGCTCTTACCGGAATGAGCAAATCTTTTTGGGGGATGAGTAGACCCCCAACGCCTATGCGCATCTCGGGGAAAGGGTGACCAATGATGGCATGAGACACTTTGCTGACTGTCAGCAGACCGTCCCCGTCCAGGGCCAGCACCACGCTGTCTCCTTCGTTCTTCACCATGATCTGGTAAAATTAGAAACTTATTGAAAAGACATGCAGCAGTCTACCTTGGCTCTCTGCCAGATGGTGTAGTaataagagtgttggactaggatctgggagacccaggttcaaatctcccctctgccatggaagttcgctgggtgaccttgggccagtcacgcgctctcaacttaacctacctcacagggttgttgtgagggaaaaaagaagagaaggatgtggaggggaggggctgtggctcactggtagagcatctgcttggcatgcagaaggtcccaggttcaatccccagcatctccagttaaagagaccaggcaagtaggtgatgttgaaagacctttgcctgagactctggagagccgctgctggtctgagtagacaatactgactttgatggaccaagggtcggattcaatacaaggcagcttcatgtgtgttcatgtgtgtgatgtaagtccccattggggagagaagcagggtacaaataaagtaaaaaaatattttaaaatacccaTGCTGGAAAGGCAGGGGCAAAGGGGCCCACgcctctctgttgctcttattggatttGTCAGCAGCCTTTGCTACCGTGGGCGGTGCCATCTTGTTGATGTGTTTGGAGGTTGCCACGGAGGCAAATGAAGTAAAGATAAATTTAAAATGTGCAAGCACCGCAAAGATGCCCCCCTACCTGGTGCCACCGGCCGTCGTTGATGCCCTCTTCCCCAGAGAAGCTGATGTTCGTAATGCTGATGTTTGTAACGCTGTTGTGGATTTGCATTTCCAGTTTCCCCCCGCGCAATCCCAGAACGAACCAGTCGGTGCCGGGGCTGGTGTCCCCGTAGAAGATCACGCCTTCAGGGTCGAAGGTGCGGTACTCAAAAGAGGAAGCAGCGCTGGGCAGGGGGGAGGAAGCTTGTGATAGAACCCTGCTGTTTCTGGCTCCCTGTCCTATTGCTGTGACCAATTAGACCCcacttggtggggaggggggaagaatgcAGATGTTCTGGCTATAGGGTGAGCctcttttttggaggggggtaaGAATTATATGCCCTGacttgcatggcccaggctagcctgatctcgccagatcttggaagctaagcagagtcagccctggtgagtatttgcatgggagaccactgaggaagtccagggttgctatgcagaggcaagcaatggcaaaccacctctgaacctctcttgccttgaaaaccttatggggtattggttacagatagggttgccaggtccctctttgcaaccggcgggaggtttttagggcggagcctgaggagggtggggtttagggacttcagtgccatagagtccaattgccaaagcagccatttcctccaggtgaactgatctctatcagctggaaatcagttgtaatagcaggagacctccagctagtacctggagattggcaaccctagttacagagaTTACAAATCCTCTACTTGAAAAACAGTTCCCCCATCTTTAAatagtggggctgtggctcagacaCCTGCTTTGCATTCGGAAGGTCcagggttcagtccctgacaccCCCCGTTTTAAAAGTATTGGGGGATCAAtgagcctggggaaggagctgGCTGTTGTTGCTACTCGGAGCAGCCCATACTGAGCGCCATGGCCCAGTGGACTGAAGCATTAGCAGACAGTTTGACATATTCAAAACCTGTAGTCCTCGGCTGCTtctcagccagggttgccaaatctgcattgggaaattcctggagatttgggggtggaggctgtggAGGGCAGACCTTGAGGAGGAGAGGAAATTCAGCAGAAATGTGAGGCCACAGATTCCACCCTTGGGCAActgatctttgtgtgtgtgcgtgtgtgtgtgtgtgtgggccatCGTCCCAGCTGACTTGCTGGGAGGCAgattgccattgactgcctccgcgtcacaaccctggtagtccttggaggtcacccatccaaattctaaccaggaccaatcctgcttagcttctagggttgccagggccctctttgccaccggcaggagttttatagggtagagcctgaggagggcggggtt
This genomic window from Euleptes europaea isolate rEulEur1 chromosome 18, rEulEur1.hap1, whole genome shotgun sequence contains:
- the SHBG gene encoding sex hormone-binding globulin, which produces MPARAASLPLLLLLALGAAHGSQYDQCFQKPSNEAGALNIGQRWGDPSPTATLNIDLHKVTSAASSFEYRTFDPEGVIFYGDTSPGTDWFVLGLRGGKLEMQIHNSVTNISITNISFSGEEGINDGRWHQIMVKNEGDSVVLALDGDGLLTVSKVSHAIIGHPFPEMRIGVGGLLIPQKDLLIPMNTAMDGCLRRWNWLNTSSSWLEGASLEGEGIKACFASIRQGSFFPGDGLASFLLSGFPSGLRHDNESWSLAVELLLSAGRQVGTFLAVSPSEQAPILSLKLQHTDVVAQLGSKMVLQTPLPMTGCQGSDLLLRITSDQLTLRLGSHETAEPVPKADFEALRHLWLSGVGRLFIGGFPGQGEAPQPQEGGFFRGCLHDIRVQGLKLDLDSAEYRSNAIWAHSCPGKEDLDLGSTDRAD